The Halomicrobium salinisoli genome contains a region encoding:
- a CDS encoding sulfurtransferase TusA family protein, which translates to MTDTDVEYDETVDARGAACPGPLMDLIGKMRDVDSGTVVRLQSDNDQSLTDVPEWVDEAGNDLLAVEEGDEHNEFYVEKA; encoded by the coding sequence ATGACTGACACAGACGTCGAGTACGACGAGACCGTCGACGCGCGGGGCGCGGCCTGCCCCGGTCCGCTGATGGACCTCATCGGGAAGATGCGGGACGTCGATTCAGGGACGGTAGTGCGACTGCAGAGCGACAACGACCAGTCGCTGACGGACGTCCCCGAGTGGGTCGACGAGGCTGGCAACGACCTCCTCGCGGTCGAAGAGGGCGACGAACACAACGAATTCTACGTGGAGAAAGCGTGA
- a CDS encoding HalOD1 output domain-containing protein, which produces MALTARTPTDRILEALADEAGVDPVELSPPLADVVDPDALDALLERADPDAEVAVHFEYQEYEVVARADGGVDVR; this is translated from the coding sequence ATGGCACTGACTGCTCGAACCCCCACCGACCGCATCCTCGAGGCCCTCGCCGACGAGGCGGGCGTCGACCCGGTCGAACTGTCCCCGCCGCTCGCGGACGTCGTCGACCCCGACGCGCTCGATGCGCTGCTGGAGCGCGCCGATCCCGACGCCGAGGTCGCGGTGCACTTCGAGTATCAGGAGTACGAGGTCGTCGCCCGAGCGGACGGCGGCGTCGACGTCAGATAA
- a CDS encoding DUF1641 domain-containing protein — translation MSEEVSVADDDLAAAIEENPEAVAEFVRRLDGVNDLLDVLALGESALTDDMVRELSGTTATLAESADEIATDETVGLAGAVGDNGEELQDALESLVELQRTGTLDELIELAEVVSLATAALDDEMVRSLAATGGSLGELAETAADDDARGGIETLLEGVGEAEREAPEQVGPVALVRAVRDPDVQYGLGYLLSLAAALGRAQSADAGERGRRR, via the coding sequence ATGTCCGAGGAAGTCTCCGTCGCCGACGACGATCTGGCGGCGGCCATCGAGGAGAACCCGGAGGCGGTCGCTGAGTTCGTCCGCCGGCTCGACGGCGTCAACGACCTGCTGGACGTGCTCGCGCTCGGCGAGAGCGCGCTGACCGACGACATGGTCCGGGAGCTTTCGGGCACGACCGCGACGCTCGCGGAGTCCGCGGACGAGATCGCGACCGACGAGACCGTCGGGCTGGCCGGGGCCGTCGGCGACAACGGCGAGGAGCTGCAGGACGCCCTCGAATCGCTGGTGGAGCTCCAGCGGACGGGGACCCTCGACGAGCTGATCGAGCTCGCCGAGGTGGTGTCGCTTGCCACCGCCGCGCTGGACGACGAGATGGTCCGGTCGCTGGCCGCCACCGGCGGCTCGCTGGGCGAGCTCGCCGAGACCGCGGCGGACGACGACGCGCGCGGCGGGATCGAGACGCTGCTGGAGGGGGTCGGCGAGGCCGAGCGCGAGGCCCCCGAGCAGGTCGGCCCCGTCGCGCTCGTCCGTGCGGTCCGGGATCCCGACGTTCAGTACGGACTCGGCTACCTGCTGTCACTCGCCGCGGCTCTCGGACGAGCCCAGTCGGCGGACGCCGGCGAGCGCGGACGGCGGCGCTGA
- a CDS encoding NAD(P)/FAD-dependent oxidoreductase, with protein MTEHIVVVGGGTGGTVLANDLADRLDAEIDAGDVRVTLINDDPDHVYKPVWLYVPFGQRKPADGRRPLADLVDDRVDLRIDRVTEIDTDAKRLRLQGSPRSVGYDYLALATGSTLAPEEVPGLAEGGHNFYSESGATELREELLSFTEGTLVLSVVGTPHMCPAAPLEFVFMADSWFRERGLREDVDVVYTYPIQRVHGNPHIAEWARPLMDERDIRVETFFNAESVDPEAQTLTSMEGTEVDYDLLVDIPPHSGVDLIEEAGLGDGWVDVDRHTLEAEAAEDVYALGDTADTGVPNAGSVAHYQAGVVGQRLASEVRGRPLTATYDGKTLCFIETGMDAASFVEFDYEHPPSPAPPSEKLHWSKLAYNESYWLTARGLL; from the coding sequence GTGACCGAACACATCGTCGTCGTCGGCGGCGGAACCGGGGGAACCGTCCTCGCGAACGACCTGGCCGACCGGCTCGACGCCGAGATCGACGCCGGTGACGTCCGGGTCACCCTGATCAACGACGACCCGGACCACGTGTACAAGCCGGTCTGGCTGTACGTGCCCTTCGGGCAGCGCAAACCGGCGGACGGTCGCCGGCCGCTGGCCGACCTCGTCGACGACCGGGTCGACCTGCGGATCGACCGCGTGACGGAGATCGACACCGACGCCAAGCGGCTCCGGCTCCAGGGGTCGCCGCGGTCGGTGGGGTACGACTACCTCGCGCTGGCGACCGGATCGACGCTCGCGCCGGAGGAGGTCCCCGGCCTGGCGGAGGGCGGGCACAACTTCTACAGCGAGTCGGGCGCCACGGAGCTACGGGAGGAGCTGCTCTCGTTCACCGAGGGGACGCTCGTCCTGAGCGTCGTCGGGACGCCGCACATGTGCCCGGCCGCTCCCCTGGAGTTCGTGTTCATGGCCGACAGCTGGTTCCGCGAGCGCGGGCTCCGGGAGGACGTCGACGTCGTGTACACGTATCCCATCCAGCGGGTCCACGGCAACCCACACATCGCGGAGTGGGCGCGCCCGCTGATGGACGAGCGCGATATCCGGGTCGAGACGTTCTTCAACGCCGAGTCAGTCGATCCGGAGGCGCAGACCCTCACCTCGATGGAGGGGACCGAGGTCGACTACGACCTCCTCGTCGACATCCCGCCCCACAGCGGCGTGGACCTGATCGAGGAGGCCGGGCTGGGCGACGGCTGGGTCGACGTCGACAGGCACACTCTGGAGGCCGAGGCCGCCGAGGACGTCTACGCGCTCGGCGACACGGCCGACACGGGCGTCCCCAACGCCGGCAGCGTCGCCCACTACCAGGCGGGCGTCGTCGGGCAGCGGCTCGCCAGCGAGGTCCGCGGACGGCCGCTCACGGCGACCTACGACGGCAAGACGCTGTGCTTCATCGAGACGGGGATGGACGCCGCGTCGTTCGTCGAGTTCGACTACGAGCACCCGCCGTCGCCGGCGCCGCCGTCGGAGAAGCTCCACTGGTCGAAGCTGGCGTACAACGAGTCCTACTGGCTGACCGCGCGGGGGCTGCTCTGA
- a CDS encoding aminotransferase class V-fold PLP-dependent enzyme — translation MTPLELRADVPALRESAYMNFGAHGPSPRYVVDAADEFLRTHEYESPVESDPYAAAFDEFDRARERVADFVGAGPDEIGLTESTTAGINAVANALDWEPGDVVVRTDLEHPAGRLPWQRLEREGVEVRVVETEAGRIDEDDFAAAVADADLACFSAVTWTHGTRLPVADLVEIAHDAGAFALVDAVQVPGQLPMDVGEWGADAVAAAGHKWLLGLWGGGFLYVDRDAAKDLAPRTVGYRSVEAPDADPFEYAAGARRFEVGSASPAPHVALREAVDAIDEVGVGDVRARIRELVERLIDSVPEDRLHSPATPESGLVTIDVDDPGATVERLADEGVVIRSLSEPEAVRASIHAVNTARDVDRLAEALAPEWD, via the coding sequence ATGACGCCGCTCGAACTCCGCGCGGACGTGCCGGCGCTCCGGGAGAGCGCCTACATGAACTTCGGCGCGCACGGGCCGAGCCCGCGGTACGTCGTCGACGCGGCCGACGAGTTCCTCCGTACCCACGAGTACGAGTCCCCCGTCGAGAGCGACCCCTACGCGGCGGCCTTCGACGAGTTCGACCGTGCCCGCGAGCGAGTCGCCGACTTCGTCGGCGCCGGGCCCGACGAGATCGGACTCACGGAGAGCACCACCGCCGGGATCAACGCCGTCGCGAACGCCCTCGACTGGGAGCCGGGCGACGTCGTCGTCCGGACGGACCTCGAACACCCCGCCGGACGGCTCCCCTGGCAGCGCCTCGAGCGGGAGGGCGTCGAGGTCCGCGTCGTCGAGACGGAGGCGGGGCGGATCGACGAGGACGACTTCGCCGCGGCCGTCGCCGACGCCGACCTCGCCTGTTTCAGCGCCGTGACCTGGACCCACGGGACGCGGCTGCCCGTCGCCGACCTGGTCGAGATCGCCCACGACGCGGGCGCGTTCGCGCTCGTCGACGCCGTCCAGGTGCCCGGCCAGCTGCCGATGGACGTCGGCGAGTGGGGCGCGGACGCCGTCGCCGCGGCGGGCCACAAGTGGTTACTGGGGCTGTGGGGCGGCGGGTTCCTCTACGTCGACCGCGACGCGGCCAAGGATCTCGCACCTCGGACGGTCGGGTACCGGAGTGTGGAAGCGCCCGACGCCGATCCCTTCGAGTACGCGGCGGGCGCGCGCCGCTTCGAGGTCGGCTCGGCCAGCCCCGCGCCGCACGTCGCCCTCCGGGAGGCCGTCGACGCGATCGACGAGGTCGGCGTCGGCGACGTCCGGGCCCGGATTCGAGAGCTCGTCGAGCGGCTGATCGACTCCGTACCCGAGGACCGGCTACACAGTCCGGCCACGCCGGAGTCCGGGCTGGTGACCATCGACGTCGACGATCCCGGGGCGACGGTCGAGCGCCTGGCGGACGAGGGGGTCGTGATTCGGTCGCTATCCGAGCCCGAGGCGGTCCGTGCGTCGATCCACGCGGTCAACACGGCGCGAGACGTCGACCGGCTCGCAGAGGCGCTCGCACCCGAGTGGGACTGA